A genomic segment from Pseudoalteromonas nigrifaciens encodes:
- a CDS encoding IS3 family transposase (programmed frameshift) produces the protein MTKLKRATYSAAIKLETAQLVVDQGYTQEEAAKAMGVGKSTVSNWVTQLKQERNGQSPAASPMTPEQIEIRELKKQIQSIELEKDIFKKGYRSLDVRLPEQFSLIEKLNQRERYPISLLCSVFNVHRSSYRYWAIRDTTPTPEQVRLEAEVKAIHTMSGGSAGARTIAAIATNNDFELSRYRAAKLMVKLKLESCQVPQHQYKRGGNEHFEIPNLLDRQFDVVEPNTVWCGDVTYIWTGNRWAYLAVVIDLFARKVVGWAMSLSPDTNLTLKALELAYESRGRPSGLMFHSDQGSHYTSLKYRQRLWRYKITQSMSRRGNCWDNAPMERFFRSFKTEWMPKVGYENFKEAKYSVSDYINGYYNNVRPHHYNAGLAPNESEIRYKDSKTVAKFY, from the exons ATGACGAAATTAAAACGTGCAACATATTCTGCGGCAATCAAATTAGAAACAGCTCAGCTTGTAGTTGACCAAGGCTATACACAAGAAGAAGCAGCCAAAGCTATGGGGGTTGGTAAATCAACCGTAAGTAACTGGGTTACTCAATTAAAACAAGAACGTAATGGTCAGTCACCAGCTGCTTCACCAATGACGCCCGAACAAATTGAAATCCGTGAACTTAAAAAGCAAATACAAAGCATTGAATTAGAAAAGGATATAT TTAAAAAAGGCTACCGCTCTCTTGATGTCCGACTCCCTGAACAATTCTCGTTAATCGAGAAGTTAAATCAACGAGAGCGTTATCCAATTAGTCTGCTGTGTAGCGTATTCAATGTGCATCGTAGCAGCTATAGATATTGGGCTATACGGGATACAACGCCAACACCTGAGCAAGTAAGGTTAGAAGCTGAAGTTAAAGCAATACATACGATGAGCGGTGGTTCAGCAGGGGCGCGAACAATAGCAGCAATAGCAACAAATAACGATTTTGAATTAAGCCGTTATCGTGCCGCTAAGCTGATGGTTAAACTAAAACTAGAGAGCTGCCAAGTACCACAACATCAATATAAACGTGGTGGTAATGAGCATTTTGAAATCCCAAATTTGCTAGATAGGCAGTTTGATGTTGTTGAACCGAATACTGTGTGGTGCGGTGATGTGACGTATATTTGGACAGGTAATCGCTGGGCTTATTTAGCAGTCGTTATTGATTTATTTGCGCGCAAAGTCGTTGGCTGGGCAATGTCGTTGTCGCCAGATACTAACTTAACGCTAAAAGCGCTTGAGTTGGCTTATGAAAGCAGAGGCAGGCCAAGTGGATTGATGTTTCACTCAGACCAAGGTAGCCATTATACGAGTTTGAAGTACCGCCAACGTTTGTGGCGCTATAAAATTACACAAAGCATGAGTCGACGCGGAAATTGTTGGGATAATGCGCCAATGGAGCGGTTTTTTAGAAGCTTTAAAACGGAATGGATGCCAAAGGTTGGATATGAAAACTTTAAAGAAGCTAAATATAGTGTAAGTGATTATATCAACGGATATTATAACAACGTTAGGCCGCATCATTATAATGCTGGTTTAGCGCCAAATGAGTCTGAGATCAGATACAAAGATTCTAAAACTGTGGCCAAATTTTATTGA
- a CDS encoding CBU_0592 family membrane protein translates to MIALLFDIVGMTGTALVVGSFFLLQLNKVSPASLLYNMMNLTGAILLLISLCYNFNLASFVIEIFWIAASLIGLYKYVKNKPKLGKA, encoded by the coding sequence GTGATTGCACTTTTATTTGATATTGTAGGTATGACGGGTACTGCTTTAGTAGTGGGTTCATTTTTTTTGTTACAACTAAATAAAGTATCACCAGCGAGTTTGCTTTATAACATGATGAACTTAACCGGCGCTATATTGCTGCTTATTAGTCTTTGTTATAACTTTAATTTAGCCAGTTTTGTAATTGAAATATTTTGGATTGCAGCCTCTTTAATTGGTTTATATAAATATGTTAAAAATAAACCAAAGCTAGGCAAAGCTTAA
- a CDS encoding sensor histidine kinase, which yields MFFIPKKIIFAFLLLLLLLTVTFWFGRIHDLEQAKKQADQQVSQLNNYIDNELARFAAIPQLLTNNNLLIRFTNNEEEHYSAINNYLADIQKASGASDIYILNTQGEVVASSNWQADYTFLGSNFSFRPYFKQAFAGEKVAYFALGQRSKERGLYFSQAIYHEGKAIGVVALKVNVAKFEDDRSLLNTAAGSHFYLQLADNVIAMSDEPNWRLNSFQELDIAARREINQRRAYLDYQPGLIPLQQFNSQDITQFKIAKRLYVVASKPLKHFNAQMSVLVDVSNIAAMQLPRLLWLMIFYCVFIFIVYSLLARFAGYKKLLYSRHSLEQKVIERTQALEKAQTALVQSAKLATIGQLSAGINHEINQPLCAMNAYLASAKILLNKGKLTALNENLVIIEGLVERVHKIVAQLKHFSKPSKMQLRPHPLSALLNNALMITHSQLKQDDISVIPPQFEQNITVLVDSLKFEQVLVNVITNASQAMSNCATRQLSFEVECFDGRVKLSILDTGSGIEHHTLGSIFEPFYSTKSSTGLGLGLSISKQIIDSFDGRLSAHNRPEGGAQFIICLWSTAESQHD from the coding sequence ATGTTCTTCATTCCTAAAAAAATTATTTTCGCATTTTTATTGCTACTCTTGTTGTTAACAGTCACTTTTTGGTTTGGTCGAATACATGACTTAGAGCAAGCAAAAAAACAAGCCGACCAACAAGTAAGCCAATTAAATAACTACATTGATAATGAGCTTGCTCGATTTGCTGCGATCCCGCAATTACTCACCAATAACAACTTACTCATTCGCTTTACTAATAATGAAGAAGAGCATTATAGCGCTATTAACAACTACTTAGCGGATATACAAAAAGCCAGTGGCGCATCTGATATTTATATACTTAATACTCAGGGCGAGGTCGTTGCGAGTAGCAATTGGCAGGCCGATTATACATTTTTAGGGAGTAACTTTTCATTTCGACCGTATTTTAAACAAGCATTTGCGGGTGAAAAGGTAGCTTATTTTGCGCTTGGTCAGCGTTCAAAAGAGCGTGGATTATATTTTTCGCAGGCTATTTATCATGAAGGTAAAGCAATTGGGGTTGTGGCGCTAAAAGTAAATGTTGCTAAGTTTGAAGACGACAGATCGCTGCTTAATACGGCAGCAGGTAGTCATTTTTATTTACAATTAGCAGATAATGTTATCGCTATGTCGGATGAGCCTAATTGGCGTTTAAACAGTTTTCAAGAGCTGGATATTGCAGCCAGGCGGGAAATAAATCAACGTCGTGCTTATTTAGATTACCAGCCTGGTCTTATTCCTTTACAACAATTTAATAGCCAAGATATTACACAATTTAAAATTGCTAAGCGTTTATATGTAGTGGCCTCTAAGCCATTAAAACATTTTAATGCTCAAATGAGCGTATTAGTAGATGTTTCTAACATAGCGGCCATGCAGTTACCTCGGTTATTATGGTTGATGATTTTTTATTGTGTGTTTATTTTTATTGTTTATAGTTTACTTGCACGCTTTGCCGGTTATAAAAAACTACTTTATTCTAGGCACAGTTTAGAGCAAAAAGTGATTGAGCGTACCCAAGCACTTGAAAAAGCTCAAACCGCTCTAGTGCAGTCTGCAAAACTTGCCACCATAGGGCAATTAAGCGCTGGCATAAACCACGAAATTAACCAGCCTTTGTGTGCCATGAATGCTTATTTAGCCAGTGCAAAGATATTGCTCAATAAAGGTAAGTTAACAGCATTAAACGAAAACTTAGTCATTATTGAGGGCTTAGTAGAGCGGGTGCATAAAATTGTTGCGCAATTAAAACACTTTAGTAAACCTTCAAAAATGCAACTGAGACCGCACCCTTTGTCGGCATTATTAAATAACGCTTTAATGATCACCCATTCACAACTAAAACAAGATGATATTAGTGTTATTCCTCCGCAGTTTGAGCAAAATATTACCGTTTTGGTCGACTCGCTTAAGTTTGAACAAGTATTAGTTAACGTTATTACTAATGCATCGCAGGCAATGAGTAACTGCGCAACGCGGCAATTAAGTTTTGAAGTTGAATGCTTTGATGGACGCGTAAAACTATCGATATTAGATACAGGATCTGGCATAGAACACCATACTTTAGGCTCTATTTTTGAACCATTTTATAGTACCAAGTCGAGTACCGGTTTAGGCCTTGGTTTATCAATATCTAAGCAAATCATCGACTCGTTTGATGGTCGTTTAAGTGCGCATAATCGCCCAGAAGGGGGGGCGCAGTTTATTATTTGTCTTTGGAGTACTGCGGAGTCACAACATGATTGA
- a CDS encoding sigma-54-dependent transcriptional regulator — protein sequence MIEPLLCKQVMVIDDEAMIRDSLNQLLTLEGYQVQCFSDGATALSRLSRGYSGVVLSDINMPAMDGLTLLEQIKAFDSELPVIFLTGYADVSVAVKAMQLGAYDLFEKPLNEHLIDCIARACDKRSLVMENRALKRAVEKTSAPGVRILGDTPKMQHMMKLLNTVIDTPADILIEGETGTGKELVARYLHDHSNRSSCQFVAINCGAVPEQLIESELFGAVSGAYTGATKNRKGKFEFAQGGTVFLDEIESTPLSLQVKLLRVLEERKVTPVGANHTVNLDIRIVAATKVDLLALVNEGGFRADLYYRLSLVKVSIPALRDRKADIPLLFKHFSSIAATRFYKPLGALNVELEQRLLAYDWPGNVRELRNQAERAVLLGPELAFAQSDSADQQVLSQDLSLAEKVSYYEQSLIEEALERNHGSIKNTMGTLQIARKTLYDKMSKYGLNRDMFTD from the coding sequence ATGATTGAGCCACTGCTTTGTAAGCAGGTAATGGTTATTGATGATGAGGCGATGATCCGCGATTCGTTAAATCAATTACTCACTTTGGAAGGCTACCAAGTTCAATGTTTTAGTGATGGGGCAACGGCGCTTAGTCGCTTAAGCCGAGGCTATAGCGGCGTGGTCCTTAGCGACATTAATATGCCAGCAATGGACGGGCTTACGTTACTTGAGCAAATAAAAGCGTTTGATAGTGAGTTACCGGTTATATTTTTAACTGGGTATGCCGATGTGTCGGTGGCGGTAAAAGCGATGCAGTTAGGCGCTTATGATTTATTTGAAAAACCCCTTAACGAGCATTTAATAGATTGTATTGCCAGAGCGTGCGATAAACGCAGCCTGGTAATGGAAAACCGCGCTCTTAAACGCGCGGTAGAAAAAACCTCAGCGCCGGGTGTGCGTATTTTAGGTGATACGCCTAAAATGCAGCACATGATGAAGCTGCTTAATACCGTGATAGATACTCCTGCAGATATATTAATTGAAGGTGAAACCGGGACTGGCAAAGAGCTGGTTGCACGTTACTTACACGACCACAGTAACCGTTCAAGCTGTCAATTTGTAGCGATTAACTGTGGTGCTGTGCCAGAGCAGCTCATAGAAAGTGAACTGTTTGGTGCTGTAAGCGGTGCATACACTGGGGCCACAAAAAATAGAAAGGGTAAATTTGAATTTGCCCAAGGTGGCACTGTTTTTTTAGATGAAATAGAAAGCACCCCGTTGTCGTTACAAGTAAAGTTACTGCGTGTACTAGAGGAGCGAAAGGTAACGCCGGTTGGCGCTAATCATACCGTTAACTTAGATATTCGCATTGTTGCTGCTACTAAAGTTGATTTGCTGGCATTGGTGAATGAAGGTGGGTTTAGAGCCGATTTATATTATCGCCTTAGTTTGGTCAAAGTAAGCATTCCAGCGCTGCGCGATCGAAAAGCTGATATTCCTTTATTATTTAAGCATTTTAGCTCAATTGCGGCAACGCGGTTTTATAAACCACTTGGGGCATTAAATGTAGAGTTAGAACAACGTTTATTAGCCTATGACTGGCCAGGTAACGTGCGTGAACTAAGAAACCAAGCAGAACGAGCAGTATTGTTAGGGCCTGAATTAGCATTTGCGCAAAGTGATTCAGCTGATCAACAAGTGTTATCACAAGATTTAAGTTTGGCCGAAAAGGTCAGTTATTATGAGCAATCTTTAATAGAAGAAGCGTTAGAGCGTAACCATGGCAGTATAAAAAACACCATGGGCACGCTGCAAATTGCGCGTAAAACCTTGTACGACAAAATGAGTAAATATGGTCTAAATCGGGATATGTTTACTGATTAG
- a CDS encoding porin, with product MINNTHVKRSALTLLCSITALPNMVLAAEYSVYGKAEVQIAKTDTGVMRYADEGTQIDAPFSRIGIKGQHTLNEYVSAVFKYEVQVKGFEHDDTNEPFAARNTYLGLKGAFGEIVVGRNDTRFKYSEGKLDNFNETQADIAQVIAGQDRLGDTITYTSNYWHNAQFSFTYAPKDDNKDNQAGFAATLIYGDRNLNNTPYYISLSHIDSLNNIKASRIAGVYKFEQLQLGALYQHSESIDGTKSGNGYVLSASYTLDKWVPKLQFAKDDSALRQESEATQWSTGLDYVFDKQTTAYLLYTDLDLEENADSSLALGLRYKF from the coding sequence ATGATAAACAACACACACGTTAAACGCTCTGCGCTTACTTTATTGTGTAGCATAACTGCCTTACCTAATATGGTATTAGCTGCTGAATATTCTGTGTATGGTAAAGCAGAAGTACAAATAGCTAAAACCGATACAGGCGTTATGCGCTACGCCGATGAAGGCACACAAATAGACGCGCCATTTTCACGCATAGGGATCAAAGGACAACACACACTTAACGAGTACGTTAGCGCAGTATTTAAATACGAAGTACAAGTAAAGGGCTTTGAACATGACGATACTAACGAGCCGTTTGCAGCGCGTAATACCTATTTAGGTTTAAAAGGTGCGTTTGGTGAAATAGTTGTCGGTAGAAACGATACCCGCTTTAAATACTCAGAAGGTAAGCTGGATAATTTTAACGAAACACAAGCCGATATAGCACAAGTTATTGCTGGGCAAGACCGCCTTGGTGATACCATAACTTACACTTCAAACTATTGGCATAATGCTCAGTTTTCATTTACTTATGCCCCCAAAGACGATAATAAAGATAACCAAGCGGGTTTTGCCGCTACACTTATTTACGGTGATCGTAATTTAAACAATACGCCATATTATATTTCTTTAAGCCATATTGACTCACTTAATAATATTAAAGCGAGTCGGATTGCAGGTGTTTATAAGTTTGAGCAGTTACAGCTAGGTGCTTTGTATCAACACTCAGAGTCAATAGATGGCACTAAGTCAGGCAATGGCTATGTACTAAGTGCAAGCTATACATTAGATAAATGGGTTCCTAAATTACAGTTTGCAAAAGATGACTCAGCACTGCGTCAAGAGTCAGAAGCCACTCAGTGGAGTACAGGTTTAGACTATGTATTTGATAAACAAACCACGGCTTATCTTTTATATACAGACTTAGACTTAGAAGAAAACGCCGATAGCAGCTTAGCGCTTGGTCTCAGGTACAAATTTTAA
- a CDS encoding SLC13 family permease has protein sequence MTQQILQNNAPKNQFKQWLLLLLGPSIMLLTCLLDPPTGMSSAAFKTAGLAFWMASWWVSEVVPIPATALLPLVISPLAGIAGMKSVAAPYAHPLIFLFLGGFLISIAMERWGLHKRIALSTMLYAGTKPSLQILAMMLVTAFLSMWMSNTATAVMMLPIALSITHLVKQSDPSNEGFGKALLLSIAYGASIGGIATLIGTPPNALMAAYLSDSYQIEIGFAQWMLVGVPLAVSMLFISWIWLTKFAYKVDAGIKNNQKIDTKAVFTEQLKALGEMQRAEKGVLFVFVLAGACWIFRPLLGEFSGLSISDTTIAIAAALLLFVLPANKGTNERILDWESAARVPWGVLLLFGGGLTLASQIKSSGLAQYIAQMIQGASAIPLVMSILVVVALITFLTEITSNTATAAGFLPLLGPVAESIAGSPLVWVIPAAIACSCAFMMPVATPPNAIVFGSGQIQMRDMIRAGFVLNIVAIVLITLVTMTIAAQVFGF, from the coding sequence ATGACACAACAAATTTTGCAAAATAACGCGCCTAAAAACCAATTTAAGCAATGGTTATTACTGCTACTTGGGCCAAGCATAATGCTATTGACCTGTTTACTCGATCCCCCTACGGGCATGTCCAGTGCAGCGTTTAAAACTGCTGGGTTAGCATTTTGGATGGCGTCGTGGTGGGTAAGCGAAGTAGTACCTATTCCGGCGACTGCTTTATTGCCACTTGTTATATCGCCACTGGCTGGTATAGCAGGTATGAAAAGTGTAGCCGCGCCTTATGCTCATCCATTAATATTTTTATTTTTAGGTGGGTTTTTAATTTCTATCGCAATGGAGCGCTGGGGGTTACATAAACGCATAGCACTGAGCACCATGTTGTATGCAGGCACTAAGCCTAGCTTACAAATATTAGCTATGATGCTGGTTACGGCTTTTTTATCTATGTGGATGTCAAATACAGCCACTGCAGTGATGATGCTACCAATAGCTTTGTCTATTACACATTTAGTAAAGCAGTCAGATCCTAGCAATGAAGGATTTGGAAAAGCTTTACTACTTTCTATTGCTTATGGTGCCAGTATTGGTGGTATTGCAACATTAATCGGTACTCCGCCTAATGCTTTAATGGCAGCTTACTTGTCCGATAGCTACCAAATAGAAATTGGCTTTGCACAGTGGATGCTAGTCGGTGTGCCACTGGCGGTAAGTATGCTGTTTATTAGTTGGATTTGGCTTACAAAGTTTGCTTATAAAGTAGACGCAGGTATTAAAAATAATCAAAAAATAGACACCAAAGCTGTATTTACTGAACAATTAAAAGCACTTGGTGAAATGCAACGCGCCGAAAAAGGCGTGTTATTTGTATTTGTGCTTGCTGGTGCGTGTTGGATATTTAGACCTTTGCTAGGCGAGTTTAGTGGTTTGAGTATTTCAGACACCACTATTGCGATTGCAGCGGCGTTATTATTATTTGTATTGCCTGCAAATAAAGGCACTAACGAGCGTATTTTAGATTGGGAAAGCGCTGCTAGAGTGCCATGGGGCGTATTATTATTGTTTGGTGGTGGCTTAACACTTGCCTCGCAAATAAAGTCATCGGGCTTGGCGCAATATATTGCACAAATGATTCAAGGCGCGAGTGCTATTCCTCTCGTTATGAGTATTTTAGTGGTCGTTGCATTAATTACATTTTTAACCGAAATCACCAGTAACACCGCCACCGCGGCTGGTTTTTTACCCCTACTGGGCCCCGTTGCAGAATCGATTGCAGGCTCACCACTTGTGTGGGTTATTCCGGCGGCGATTGCCTGTAGTTGTGCATTTATGATGCCAGTAGCCACCCCACCAAATGCAATTGTGTTTGGCTCAGGGCAAATACAAATGCGCGACATGATACGTGCAGGCTTTGTGCTTAATATTGTGGCAATTGTTTTAATTACTCTAGTAACAATGACAATTGCAGCGCAAGTATTTGGCTTTTAA
- a CDS encoding coniferyl aldehyde dehydrogenase, with product MTIDAPQTPSLTAQFDELQQYFIKTPYLSINKRITVLKQLRSRVVEFEQELIDAVSKDFGYRTAFDTLLGDILPTMQALAHTIKKLPKWSKPSKRSVGLSLWPSKVSVTYQPKGVVGIIAPWNYPIQLAIVPVITALAAGNRTMLKLSEFTPHTNQVLEKLFSGELEQHCKIIQGGSDVASEFSSLPFAHLFFTGSIAVGKLVMGAASANLTPVTLELGGKSPVIITEKADIKKAAQAILFGKMANAGQICVAPDYVFVPKELEHQLVQHLCELYKKHYKQGVEGKNLTSIVSDAHYARLSGYLEQAQQLGATIIKPLEDNQQDPDKHRMGLNIVTQVTDEMQLMKDELFGPILPVMSYTNLEHAISYIKQHHHPLALYILGQNKQIQEYIIKQTLSGTVAVNDTLVQVTADDAPFGGVGHSGMGHYHANEGFLTFSHAKNTLVSGSFNPRIGMLLKQSKVLIKLLKWLYIKK from the coding sequence TTGACTATCGACGCACCGCAAACACCTTCGTTAACTGCACAATTTGATGAGTTACAACAGTACTTTATAAAAACTCCTTACTTGTCGATTAATAAACGCATCACAGTGTTAAAGCAATTGCGCAGTCGTGTTGTAGAGTTTGAGCAAGAGCTGATAGACGCAGTATCAAAAGACTTTGGTTATCGCACCGCATTTGACACCTTGCTAGGCGATATATTACCCACCATGCAAGCCTTAGCGCACACCATAAAAAAACTACCAAAGTGGTCTAAACCAAGCAAGCGATCAGTAGGTTTAAGCTTGTGGCCTTCAAAGGTGAGCGTAACATACCAGCCTAAAGGCGTGGTTGGCATTATAGCGCCTTGGAATTACCCAATACAGCTTGCCATTGTGCCTGTTATTACCGCATTGGCAGCGGGTAATCGTACAATGTTGAAGCTCAGTGAGTTTACCCCCCACACCAATCAAGTGCTTGAAAAGCTATTTAGTGGTGAACTAGAGCAGCATTGTAAAATAATACAAGGGGGGAGTGACGTTGCTAGTGAGTTTTCATCGCTGCCATTTGCACACCTGTTTTTTACAGGCTCAATTGCGGTAGGTAAGTTAGTAATGGGCGCTGCAAGTGCTAATTTAACGCCAGTTACCTTAGAGCTTGGCGGTAAATCGCCTGTTATTATTACTGAAAAAGCAGATATTAAAAAAGCGGCGCAAGCAATACTCTTTGGTAAAATGGCCAATGCTGGGCAAATTTGTGTTGCCCCCGATTATGTATTTGTACCCAAAGAGCTTGAGCATCAGTTGGTGCAACACTTGTGTGAATTATATAAGAAACACTACAAACAAGGGGTAGAAGGTAAAAATTTAACCTCTATTGTAAGCGATGCTCACTATGCACGCTTATCTGGCTATTTAGAACAAGCACAGCAGCTAGGCGCAACCATAATTAAACCTCTTGAAGATAACCAGCAAGACCCAGATAAACATCGAATGGGGCTAAATATTGTCACCCAAGTAACCGATGAAATGCAATTAATGAAAGATGAGCTATTTGGCCCAATATTACCTGTAATGAGTTACACCAACTTAGAGCACGCAATAAGTTATATAAAGCAGCATCATCACCCATTAGCCTTGTATATTTTAGGGCAAAATAAACAAATTCAAGAATATATTATAAAGCAAACACTAAGTGGTACTGTTGCGGTTAACGACACCTTAGTGCAAGTAACTGCCGATGATGCGCCGTTTGGTGGAGTGGGGCATTCTGGAATGGGGCATTATCATGCTAATGAAGGGTTTTTAACCTTTAGCCATGCTAAAAACACGCTGGTTTCTGGATCATTCAATCCACGTATCGGCATGCTACTTAAACAAAGCAAAGTACTAATTAAGTTATTAAAGTGGCTTTATATTAAAAAGTAG
- a CDS encoding tetratricopeptide repeat protein: MSQFNLKTLLLAGILLSSPFAHAGLEEGIKAANEGEFAQALKEFNYLADKGFAPGIYELGKLYEGGYGVTRDYRKAAQLYQQGVAKNHPDSMFALAVLYDEGNGVKLDKQMAIKLFEQAANKNLPAAQFNLGVMYANGDGVSVDYELAKTWYEKAAANNYTLAQFNLALMYFEGLGMPKNLEKSYIWNTIAEYNGNMQASHSRKLDEQKMLPKEVEEAKEKADAIYARILAGTYAGEGRLF; the protein is encoded by the coding sequence ATGTCACAGTTTAATTTAAAAACCTTACTCCTAGCTGGCATTTTACTTAGCAGCCCTTTCGCTCATGCCGGGTTGGAGGAAGGGATCAAAGCCGCTAATGAAGGCGAGTTTGCACAAGCACTAAAAGAGTTTAATTACCTAGCAGATAAAGGCTTTGCCCCTGGTATTTATGAGCTGGGTAAATTATATGAAGGTGGTTATGGTGTAACGCGTGACTACCGTAAAGCTGCTCAACTTTACCAACAAGGGGTAGCAAAAAACCACCCTGATTCTATGTTTGCTCTCGCTGTTTTATACGATGAAGGCAACGGGGTAAAACTCGACAAACAAATGGCAATAAAGTTATTTGAACAAGCGGCAAACAAAAACCTACCCGCTGCACAATTTAACCTAGGCGTTATGTATGCCAATGGTGATGGCGTAAGCGTAGATTATGAACTTGCTAAAACGTGGTATGAAAAAGCTGCAGCCAATAATTATACTTTGGCGCAATTTAATTTAGCTTTAATGTACTTTGAAGGCTTAGGCATGCCTAAGAATTTAGAAAAGTCATATATTTGGAACACCATTGCCGAGTATAACGGCAATATGCAAGCAAGCCATAGTCGCAAGCTCGACGAGCAAAAAATGCTGCCTAAAGAAGTTGAAGAAGCAAAAGAAAAAGCCGACGCTATTTATGCCAGAATTTTAGCCGGCACTTACGCTGGTGAAGGGCGGTTGTTTTAA
- a CDS encoding DUF6279 family lipoprotein has protein sequence MLIKINTKKIIHLMIAVSFVLLASCSTSFAYNNLPWLSSFWVDDYIDLNSSQAKQLKIIIKQTRNWHRQVELPKYKQDLIKLQKTFNSEFNISDLTQQVTVAKLHWSNLLIQVKAPLIELAKTLSTKQQQELVTNIQANLADELKQYQEQTAQQLSEERLKEQLNYYKDWLGKLTKQQTQLITLANEQHINTFVLWQRYKQNRLNALQHAFNYELRNVEQFDQQMGIIITEREYFISEELAAKNQANLMAHVNLLVSLNSTLSDKQRRHVNKHFAELIETVDDLIAD, from the coding sequence ATGTTAATTAAAATAAATACAAAAAAAATAATACATTTAATGATAGCCGTCAGCTTTGTACTTTTAGCTAGCTGCTCTACTTCTTTTGCTTATAACAATTTACCTTGGCTATCATCATTTTGGGTAGATGACTACATAGACCTAAACAGTAGCCAAGCAAAACAACTTAAAATTATAATTAAACAAACCCGTAATTGGCATCGTCAGGTAGAGCTGCCTAAGTACAAGCAAGATCTTATCAAGTTACAAAAAACATTTAATAGTGAGTTTAATATCAGCGATTTAACACAGCAGGTTACTGTAGCTAAATTGCATTGGAGCAATTTATTAATACAGGTTAAAGCGCCTTTAATCGAATTGGCTAAAACACTTAGTACTAAGCAACAACAAGAGCTTGTAACTAACATACAAGCTAACTTAGCTGACGAGTTAAAACAGTATCAAGAGCAAACGGCGCAACAACTAAGCGAGGAGCGCCTAAAAGAGCAGCTTAATTATTATAAAGATTGGTTAGGGAAATTAACTAAGCAGCAAACCCAGCTTATAACATTGGCTAACGAGCAGCATATTAATACCTTTGTGCTTTGGCAGCGCTATAAGCAAAATAGGTTAAACGCACTGCAACACGCTTTTAATTATGAATTACGTAATGTTGAGCAGTTTGATCAGCAAATGGGCATTATAATTACCGAGCGTGAATATTTTATTAGTGAAGAATTAGCGGCCAAAAACCAAGCTAATTTAATGGCTCATGTAAATTTACTTGTTAGTTTAAATAGTACTTTATCGGATAAACAACGCCGCCACGTAAATAAGCACTTTGCTGAGTTGATAGAGACTGTGGATGATCTTATTGCTGATTAG